From Aedes albopictus strain Foshan chromosome 1, AalbF5, whole genome shotgun sequence, one genomic window encodes:
- the LOC115260626 gene encoding uncharacterized protein LOC115260626 isoform X1, producing MFSTVDNAKYARLLSSVEIPSHPLSKQKMERIVLRHLNRRHPRIAPCPAPWIIFAINEMFFIGTLELIEVELALKYDIGLGSGGLPLDVYRRPVVPELGLPLANPDMTFSISDSSDVEILPVQERTIVDLTGWPGDESLQPKRKRKLKRLTRAQKRQRREEQAASTDDEDQPEFWMDLIEMDDDENFNIGTCEESDSKSSSPVPDYWILSDDDPPVTNLRVGIFCPRPYRARLMNAIMTAMDSLPIEKPHPQFKRNGFHLDTLWFLGANAYSTSWMISTVEKLSKEPFWRQARILIEPWSSKFVVKNVLQLVLPWKRYPGNRKWKVIQRLRKANLMHGSNLWNLIGCKLDKWKVQVTLAVNEKTMESLKRTQFYVFYGFSQYRCEVVQTSLK from the exons ATGTTTTCAACTGTGGATAATGCGAAATACGCCCGTTTGCTGTCCTCGgtggaaattcccagtcatccgCTTAGCAAACAAAAAATGGAGCGCATTGTTCTACGGCATCTGAATCGCAGGCATCCGCGCATTGCTCCGTGCCCTGCCCCCTGGATCATATTTGCCATCAACGAAATGTTTTTCATCGGGACTTTGGAG TTGATCGAAGTGGAACTCGCGCTGAAGTACGATATCGGGCTTGGTTCCGGAGGATTGCCACTGGATGTATATCGTCGTCCGGTTGTGCCGGAGCTCGGATTGCCGTTAGCCAATCCAGACATGACTTTCTCGATATCCGATTCATCCGATGTGGAAATTTTGCCCGTCCAGGAAAGGACCATCGTCGATCTGACGGGCTGGCCCGGAGATGAAAGCTTGCAGCCGAAACGGAAGCGGAAATTGAAGCGGCTCACGAGGGCCCAGAAACGGCAGCGACGGGAAGAGCAAGCGGCCTCGACGGACGATGAAGATCAGCCTGagttttggatggatctgatAGAAATGGACGATGATGAGAATTTCAATATC GGCACATGTGAAGAAAGTGATTCTAAGTCATCATCTCCTGTCCCGGACTACTGGATACTATCCGATGATGACCCTCCAGTTACCAACCTACGTGTTGGTATATTCTGCCCTCGACCGTACCGTGCTCGTTTGATGAACGCTATCATGACGGCAATGGACAGTTTGCCGATCGAAAAGCCACATCCACAATTCAAGCGGAACGGATTCCACCTGGACACACTCTGGTTCCTGGGAGCGAACGCGTACTCTACATCGTGGATGATTTCGACGGTGGAAAAGCTGTCGAAGGAACCGTTCTGGCGCCAGGCTCGAATTCTCATTGAACCATGGAGCAGTAAATTTGTCGTCAAAAATGTGCTGCAATTGGTTTTGCCGTGGAAGCGTTACCCTGGCAACAGGAAATGGAAAGTTATACAACGTTTGCGCAAGGCCAACTTGATGCATGGATCAAACCTCTGGAATCTGATTGGTTGCAAGTTGGACAAGTGGAAAGTTCAGGTCACGCTGGCCGTTAATGAAAAAACGATGGAATCGTTAAAGCGTACCCAGTTTTATGTTTTCTACGGATTCAGCCAGTACCGCTGTGAGGTGGTTCAAACTTCGTTGAAGTAA